The genomic stretch CCCGGAGGCGGACCTCCTAGGCTTCGGCTTAGGGGACCCATTGGACTGGGCTTCGGAGTTGCTCTTCCTACCCGAAGACGACATATGGGGGGCCTCCGACGATATGGATCTGTTCGGTTCCGCTTTGGATACAAACCCAAACAACATCATCCTCCAGGACTGTATGTGGAGCGGATTCTCGGCCAGGGAGAAGCTGGAAAGAGCGGTCACGGAGAAACTGGGCAAGGCCATTTCGACCAGTACCAGCACCACCGTGACCCCTCCGCCCCCCACTGCGGCTCCTCAGGCGACGGCGGCTGTGGGTGCGGCGACagccactaatactactactactactactactaccgggAGGCGGGACATTTGCCTTAATGCACCCGAGGTGGTGAGCCGCAACGCGGCGTCAGAGTGCGTGGACCCCGCGGTGGTGTTCCCCTTCCCCATCAACAAGAAGAGCTGCGGTGGGGACTCGAACCCAAGCGCGAGCGCGTCTACGACCCACTCGACCGCCCACAGCGACTCCGGTAAGAAAAGACAGCATGTAAACAAATGTCTTTGTCTGTACTTGAGCGCCAAACAGTAACAAAAGCGCACTGTGCGCACACTGGACTGACTTGTTCATATGACTGGCTTGCAATCGGAttatacacgcacacacgcacgcacacaataCACGCACGCACATAGACACATTCATTGGTGATGTGACACAGTGAACCGGGTTTATGTCATCAGACGCCTGTTCTTCCGGCAGATGGCGTAAAAATAGGAAACCATGTGCATGTTATGTgtgttaagtgtgtgtgtgtgtctatgtgtacCCACATCGTACCAAAAAAGGCTTCAGACAAGTAAAACATaccagacttaaaaaaaatgaaatgaatgatgaCAGCGTCAATAATCAAGCATTGTTTCTGGTTGAAATTATAGTCAAAAGCATCACTTGTACACAATGGGATCAAATGGGGGACATCGTGTGCCCTAAACATCCAATGATGTCATCATTAAGGGCTGCCTCTTTGGACCAgtacaacaaaaacatgttgaCGCTCCACTGTTTCAGAGGGATGACAGGAGATAGGAAGCGGGATATCGGTAGAGCTTTTATCTTTCTTCGAATACGTTAAACAAACAGTAAAAAGAGAAACACAAAGAACCTCAAGCTTGGCATCGAGCGTACGCTTGGGGCAGCCTTGCCAAAAACGCCTCCTCCGCCGCACACAAGGCAGAGGACGGCcttcttttttgtgttttttaagggGGCTGACAGCTTTGAACAAGCGCGCCATCTCGACAGCTGTCCGCCTGGCGCCCCTCCAAGCCGGGGGTGGGGCAGTGGAGTGGGTGATCCGATTGCGGCCAGCACGCACACTGTGTTCGTAAGACGGACAAAGCCAATAAGAAGCcatgtttgaagaaaaaaatagagtcAGTCTACTACTTGGCGCCAAACAAACCGTAGAATATTTGTCTGAAGTCTTTTAGACTCGGCTCCCCCTGCTGGATCGGCTCGGATACCGAATATCGTGAATATGAATGATACATTTGAAAAGAGTTGTTATTGGAGGCGCTGATTTCTGTGTAAAAAGCTCGTCACTTACTGATAATAAGGCCGTCTAACAATGGGACACTTGATTTAAGGTATTATGTAGAGCGGCTTATCTTAAAGAGGAGGGGTGCGTCTTTGTCAAAGGTCAAAGTCAGAGCTGCCGCTATCCCGCAGCGGGAGGGACGAGAGGCGACTTCCAAACCGTCGTACCGCACGCAAACGAGGCAGATTAGAATTTGGGGAAGGCAGAAAGCCAACAGTGAGACTCGACGTGTCGACGCCTGTGCTGCAGATTAGCCGAGCAGTGACTGACACTAAGCATTAAGGCGCTTCTTGCTTATGAAAACAGCATTGAGCAACAACTCCCTTTATTGGCCTCGTATAAGTCGCGCACCCATGCATACCTGTCATCAGCTGGCACACATATAAGACATTTGTGAGAATACTTGTCAAACCTGACAGATGAACTCACgcatgttctttttttacttttccagaagaagaagaagaagaagaggaagaggaggaggaggaagaggaggaggaggaggatgatgatgacgaagaagaagaggaggaggaggacgatgaggatgaggaagaagagATTGATGTTGTGACGGTCGAAAAGAGGCGTTCTACCATCGGAAGAGTGTCCGCCACGGTCTCCAGGAGTCAAGACCACAGAGGCTCCACTTCGGGGTCCGGGTCGGCGGGTCGCTTCGTCAGCCGAGCCCCGCAAGAGCTCATCCTGAAACGGAGCTCAGTGCACCAGCAACAACACAACTACGCCGCGCCCTCGCCGTACACGTCAGACGACGACCCGGCACCACCGGCCAAGAAGCAGAGAACGTCAGACAACAGCCGAGCCCTGACTAGAAGCGCCTCGTCTTCGTACTGTGGTGCCGTTTCTTCGGGCCAGCGTAACAAGCGCGTTGGCAGCGGCGGGGACAGCAGCCCGAGGGGCAGTTCCGACTCAGAGGACAGCGAGCGTCGGCGCAACCACAACATCCTGGAACGCCAACGTCGCAACGACCTGCGCTCTAGTTTCCTGACGCTACGCGACCACGTGCCCGAACTGGCGCACAACGAGAAGGCGGCTAAAGTGCTGATCCTCAAGAAAGCTACTGAGTACGTCAGCTCCCTGGACAGGGAGGAGCGGCGACTCAAGCAGGAGAAGGACAGACTGCACAGCCGCCGGCAGCAGCTGATGCGGCGGCTGGAGCAGGCGAGGACTCGCTGACGCCCTCGCCGCGCCTTTTTGACGCCCATAACACTCACACACGTTCCCGGGACGCCACCACCTCCACGAAAAACCGCCTCAATCAACCTAGTCTCAGATGGGTAAACGTCGAGTTGGCCTACACGCTCAATTGCGCACACATTGACGCAAACTGGCATGTCCAACTGGGAGGACgacacgtacacacaaacaaacaaacgtgAGGGAGGGGGCGGACGCTTACTGGAGCGCTGTTCGGACTTTCACTGCCGccactttttttgcacatttgttgACGTTAAGAATGTTTAgggtttactttttttttcaatccagtCACATTGAGGAACGATAAAGAATAAGGAAAAAAGAGgcttttttatatctttttttttttggtattatttgtattgtatgaatttttgtttttttgtttattttttttgtactcactGTGACACCAGCCTGGAATCAGGGGGGATTCCAACCGGGACCGGTGTTGGAGGGCACTTTTGCTCAAGAGCGCTCGATTTGGCGAAAGCGGTCGAGCAAACCTCTAAACTTTGCCTTCACAACTGCAAATGCGGACAAATTTATACgaaatcgaaaaaaaaaaaaaaaaaacaaagactataTGGACGAAAAGCGATGATGCCACTAcaggtttttctttctttctcccctCACTCCTCGATCACACTGGTGCTCCAACCAAGTAAATGGATGTATACCTGTGCACCTTTCTAGCCGACACTTTTGTACATACAGTGGATAATAAATCTACACACCCTATGTTCAAATGCCAGTTTTTTATGTCATCTTACACAAAAAAGTGAGaccagttcatttttttcataactttttACACCGTTAATGTGAACTATTGACTTTTACTACTCGATTTTGAACAATATAAGAGAtcaattgaaagaaaaacaacaacaatggttGCACAAGTCAGCAACATACTGAAAATTAATGGTAGATGTCAGTTAGCAACCATTGAAAGTGCCTATTATTAAAGCCCAAATAAAGTTCAGATGTTCTTATAGGCTTTTCTTGATTCTTTTTAGTCCCATTTTTCAGCAGAAAGTACATTTCCCAATGAACCCAATGACAAAGACTAAGTTTAAAGTTTAAGAAACGATGGTATCTAAAGGTCAATATCAAAGTTTTACATATTACTAAACTTCCAGGCTACTCACAACAAGATGCAAATGAAGACCAACTTCCAAGCAAACAActcaaccaaaacaaaaaaccttccCCAGAAGAGAAATATGGGGAAAAAGTCCTTTTATTCTGACAAAATTGACCTGTTTTGGACAGAACTGCCTAAAAATAAGTGATGTAACTTTCATTGTTGACATCCTATAGCTTACATTAATGGTGAAAAAGTTTTGAAATGATTTAAGATCGTCTTTATATCAAAAAACGATGCTCTTGAACAGAAGTGCAttgactgtttttctttttttatccactGCACAACAATGTGCAAACAAAATATACTCAGATCTGCCTTGTTTTATATTGCATTTTGTCttgg from Stigmatopora nigra isolate UIUO_SnigA unplaced genomic scaffold, RoL_Snig_1.1 HiC_scaffold_26, whole genome shotgun sequence encodes the following:
- the mycn gene encoding N-myc protein isoform X1; this translates as MKDDQRIKQQLFLNILTVAFQVITSVTKKIETKTHWNYSSYTKTSFSKTLCYWFSQGWQRMPAVINKNSDMFDSFQPCFYPDEDEFYFCGPDSAPPGEDIWKKFELLPTPPLSPSRAALPGEPAAASPEADLLGFGLGDPLDWASELLFLPEDDIWGASDDMDLFGSALDTNPNNIILQDCMWSGFSAREKLERAVTEKLGKAISTSTSTTVTPPPPTAAPQATAAVGAATATNTTTTTTTTGRRDICLNAPEVVSRNAASECVDPAVVFPFPINKKSCGGDSNPSASASTTHSTAHSDSEEEEEEEEEEEEEEEEEEDDDDEEEEEEEDDEDEEEEIDVVTVEKRRSTIGRVSATVSRSQDHRGSTSGSGSAGRFVSRAPQELILKRSSVHQQQHNYAAPSPYTSDDDPAPPAKKQRTSDNSRALTRSASSSYCGAVSSGQRNKRVGSGGDSSPRGSSDSEDSERRRNHNILERQRRNDLRSSFLTLRDHVPELAHNEKAAKVLILKKATEYVSSLDREERRLKQEKDRLHSRRQQLMRRLEQARTR
- the mycn gene encoding N-myc protein isoform X2, whose product is MPAVINKNSDMFDSFQPCFYPDEDEFYFCGPDSAPPGEDIWKKFELLPTPPLSPSRAALPGEPAAASPEADLLGFGLGDPLDWASELLFLPEDDIWGASDDMDLFGSALDTNPNNIILQDCMWSGFSAREKLERAVTEKLGKAISTSTSTTVTPPPPTAAPQATAAVGAATATNTTTTTTTTGRRDICLNAPEVVSRNAASECVDPAVVFPFPINKKSCGGDSNPSASASTTHSTAHSDSEEEEEEEEEEEEEEEEEEDDDDEEEEEEEDDEDEEEEIDVVTVEKRRSTIGRVSATVSRSQDHRGSTSGSGSAGRFVSRAPQELILKRSSVHQQQHNYAAPSPYTSDDDPAPPAKKQRTSDNSRALTRSASSSYCGAVSSGQRNKRVGSGGDSSPRGSSDSEDSERRRNHNILERQRRNDLRSSFLTLRDHVPELAHNEKAAKVLILKKATEYVSSLDREERRLKQEKDRLHSRRQQLMRRLEQARTR